In Bradyrhizobium sp. 1(2017), one DNA window encodes the following:
- the zwf gene encoding glucose-6-phosphate dehydrogenase, whose translation MTKDPQAKRKPENCAFVIFGVTGDLTHRLVMPSLYNLAAEHLLPEKFCVVGVARKGQSDDELRNSLMKGLRQFATRPVDDDVARKLLECVTFVEADAKDPPSFDRLREHLDSLECAQETGGNRLFYLATPPAAFAPTARELGRTGMMKENGAWRRLVIEKPFGTDLASARALNAELLKIMDEHQIYRIDHYLGKETVQNILVLRFANGMFEPIWNRNHIDHIQITVEEKLGVGHRGGFYDATGALRDMVPNHLFQLMSLVAMEPPSRFDAHSVRSEKAEVLTAIQRPSEAEALKSSVRAQYLAGRIGDEEIPDYRKTEDVKPGSTTETFVALKLMIDNWRWAGVPFYLRTGKALGHKRTEVAIKFKQAPLSMFSGTTVDRLSQNFLTIGIAPTETIELQFNAKIPGPSVTIDGVEMKFRYGDYFRADPSTGYETLIYDCMIGDNILFQRADGVEAGWQAVQPFLDAWRGAGTNGIETYEAGSDGPACADELLRRDGRSWRKYS comes from the coding sequence GTGACAAAAGACCCGCAAGCAAAGCGCAAGCCGGAAAACTGCGCCTTCGTCATCTTTGGCGTGACTGGCGACCTTACTCACCGACTGGTGATGCCGTCGCTCTACAATCTCGCCGCCGAGCATCTGCTGCCGGAAAAATTCTGCGTGGTCGGCGTGGCCCGCAAGGGCCAGTCCGATGACGAGCTGCGCAACAGCCTGATGAAGGGCCTGCGCCAGTTCGCAACGCGGCCAGTGGACGACGACGTCGCCCGGAAGCTGCTGGAATGCGTCACCTTCGTCGAGGCCGACGCAAAGGATCCGCCCTCCTTCGACCGTTTGCGCGAGCATCTGGATTCGCTGGAATGCGCGCAGGAGACCGGCGGCAATCGGCTGTTCTACCTCGCGACCCCGCCGGCCGCGTTCGCACCGACCGCGCGCGAGCTCGGTCGCACCGGCATGATGAAGGAAAACGGTGCCTGGCGGCGGCTCGTGATCGAGAAGCCGTTCGGCACCGATCTCGCCTCGGCGCGCGCGCTGAACGCCGAGCTGCTGAAGATCATGGACGAGCACCAGATCTACCGGATCGATCACTATCTCGGCAAGGAAACGGTGCAGAACATCCTGGTGCTGCGCTTTGCCAACGGCATGTTCGAGCCGATCTGGAATCGCAACCATATCGACCACATCCAGATCACCGTGGAGGAGAAGCTCGGCGTCGGCCATCGCGGCGGCTTCTATGACGCCACCGGAGCGCTGCGCGACATGGTGCCGAACCATCTGTTCCAACTGATGTCGCTGGTCGCGATGGAGCCGCCAAGTCGTTTCGACGCGCATTCCGTCCGTTCCGAGAAGGCCGAGGTGCTCACCGCGATCCAGCGGCCGAGCGAAGCGGAAGCGCTGAAGAGCTCGGTGCGCGCGCAATATCTCGCCGGCCGCATCGGCGACGAGGAGATTCCCGACTATCGCAAGACCGAGGACGTCAAGCCCGGCAGCACCACCGAAACCTTTGTCGCGCTGAAGCTGATGATCGACAATTGGCGCTGGGCCGGCGTGCCGTTTTACCTGCGCACCGGCAAGGCACTCGGCCACAAGCGAACGGAGGTCGCGATCAAGTTCAAGCAGGCGCCGCTGTCGATGTTCTCGGGCACGACGGTCGACCGCCTCTCGCAGAACTTCCTGACCATCGGCATCGCGCCGACCGAGACCATCGAGCTGCAGTTCAACGCCAAGATCCCGGGACCGAGCGTCACCATCGACGGCGTCGAGATGAAATTCCGCTACGGCGATTATTTCCGCGCCGATCCCTCGACCGGCTACGAGACGCTGATTTACGACTGCATGATCGGCGACAACATCCTGTTCCAGCGCGCCGACGGCGTCGAAGCCGGATGGCAGGCGGTGCAGCCGTTCCTCGACGCCTGGAGAGGCGCAGGCACCAACGGCATCGAAACCTATGAAGCCGGCAGCGACGGCCCGGCCTGCGCCGACGAGCTGCTCCGGCGCGACGGGCGAAGCTGGCGGAAATACTCGTGA
- the gnd gene encoding phosphogluconate dehydrogenase (NAD(+)-dependent, decarboxylating) has product MQLGMIGLGRMGGNIVRRLMRHGHSTVVYDKDAKAVAGLAADGATGSATLEEFISKLERPRAAWVMLPAGHITETTIDTIAKVMQEGDVIIDGGNTFWQDDVRRGKALKARGIHYVDVGTSGGVWGLDRGYCMMIGGEKPVVDRLDPIFAALAPGAGDIPRTDGRDGRDPRIEQGYIHAGPVGAGHFVKMIHNGIEYGLMQAYAEGFDILKNANIDALPADHRYDFDLADIAEVWRRGSVIPSWLLDLTSTALADSPQLAEYSGFVEDSGEGRWTVNAAIDEAVPAEVLTAALYTRFRSRKEHTFAEKILSAMRAGFGGHKEPKQPGASKPK; this is encoded by the coding sequence ATGCAACTCGGCATGATCGGTCTCGGCCGGATGGGCGGCAACATCGTTCGCCGCCTGATGCGTCACGGCCATTCCACCGTGGTCTACGACAAGGACGCCAAGGCCGTCGCAGGCCTTGCCGCCGACGGCGCAACAGGCTCGGCGACGCTTGAGGAATTCATCTCGAAACTCGAGCGGCCGCGCGCGGCCTGGGTGATGCTGCCTGCGGGGCACATCACCGAGACCACCATCGACACCATCGCAAAGGTGATGCAGGAAGGCGATGTCATCATCGACGGCGGCAACACCTTCTGGCAGGACGACGTCCGCCGCGGCAAGGCGCTGAAGGCACGCGGCATCCACTATGTCGACGTCGGCACCTCCGGCGGCGTCTGGGGTCTCGACCGCGGCTATTGCATGATGATCGGCGGCGAGAAGCCGGTGGTCGACCGGCTCGATCCGATCTTCGCCGCGCTGGCGCCCGGCGCCGGCGACATCCCGCGCACCGATGGACGTGACGGTCGCGATCCCCGTATCGAGCAGGGCTACATCCATGCCGGCCCGGTCGGCGCCGGGCACTTCGTCAAGATGATCCACAACGGCATCGAATACGGCCTGATGCAGGCCTATGCCGAAGGTTTCGACATCCTCAAGAATGCGAACATCGATGCATTGCCGGCGGACCACCGCTACGATTTCGATCTCGCGGACATTGCCGAAGTGTGGCGGCGCGGCAGCGTGATCCCGTCCTGGCTGCTCGACCTCACCTCCACCGCGCTCGCCGACAGCCCGCAGCTCGCGGAATATTCCGGCTTCGTCGAGGATTCCGGCGAAGGCCGCTGGACCGTGAATGCGGCGATCGACGAAGCCGTCCCTGCTGAGGTCCTGACCGCGGCGCTCTACACACGTTTCCGTTCCCGCAAGGAACACACCTTCGCCGAAAAAATTCTCTCCGCGATGCGCGCAGGGTTCGGCGGTCACAAGGAGCCGAAGCAGCCGGGCGCCTCGAAACCCAAGTAA
- a CDS encoding PrkA family serine protein kinase, giving the protein MYNDSLFNAFARSFEARSQHDMSMAEYLESCRSDPMKYANAAERLLAAIGDPQTIDTAKDTRLGRIFLNRTIRTYPAFAGFYGMEETIERIVGFFRHAAQGLEERKQILYLLGPVGGGKSSLAERLKSLMEVQPIYVLKAGDELSPVFESPLSLFDPDHLGPMLEEKYGIPRRRLTGLMSPWCYKRLEAFGGDISQFRVAKIQPSRLRQIAVSKTEPGDENNQDISSLVGKVDIRKLETYAQNDPDAYSYSGGLNRANQGILEFVEMFKAPIKMLHPLLTATQEGNYIGTENIGAIPFTGVILAHSNEAEWASFKANKNNEAFIDRICVIKVPYCLRVTEEQKIYEKLIQGSELAAAPCAPSTLETLARFSVMSRLRKHENSTLFGKMRVYDGESLKESDPKARSVQEYRDAAGVDEGMDGVSTRFAFKILAATFNHDPQEVAADAVHLMYALEQSIRREQLPEEVEKRYLEFIKADLAPRYAEFIGNEIQKAYLESYSDYGQNLFDRYVDYADAWIEDQDFKDPDTGQLLDRELLNQELTKIEKPAGIANPKDFRNEVVKFSLRSRAQNGGKNPTWTSYEKIRDVIEKRIFSQVEDLLPVISFGSKKDGETEKKHGEFVARMVERGYTERQVRRLVEWYMRVKQAG; this is encoded by the coding sequence ATGTACAACGATTCTCTATTCAACGCTTTCGCTCGGTCGTTCGAGGCGAGAAGCCAGCACGACATGTCGATGGCGGAATATCTGGAATCGTGTCGAAGCGATCCCATGAAATACGCCAACGCGGCCGAACGACTGCTAGCTGCCATCGGCGACCCCCAGACGATTGACACGGCCAAGGATACCCGCCTTGGCCGTATTTTTTTGAACCGAACGATCCGTACCTATCCGGCCTTCGCCGGCTTCTACGGCATGGAAGAAACCATCGAGCGCATCGTTGGTTTCTTCCGTCACGCCGCGCAGGGCCTCGAAGAGCGCAAGCAGATCCTCTACCTGCTCGGCCCGGTCGGCGGCGGCAAATCCTCGCTCGCCGAGCGACTCAAGTCGCTGATGGAAGTGCAGCCGATCTATGTGCTCAAGGCCGGTGACGAACTCTCGCCGGTGTTCGAAAGCCCGCTCAGCCTGTTCGATCCCGATCATCTCGGGCCGATGCTGGAAGAGAAGTACGGTATTCCGCGCCGCCGCCTTACCGGCCTGATGAGCCCGTGGTGCTACAAGCGGCTCGAAGCCTTCGGTGGCGACATCTCGCAATTCCGTGTCGCCAAGATCCAGCCGTCGCGACTGCGCCAGATCGCGGTCTCCAAGACCGAGCCCGGTGACGAGAACAACCAGGACATCTCCTCGCTGGTCGGCAAGGTGGATATCCGCAAGCTCGAGACCTACGCGCAGAACGATCCCGACGCATACAGCTATTCGGGCGGCCTCAATCGCGCCAACCAGGGCATCCTTGAATTCGTCGAGATGTTCAAGGCGCCGATCAAGATGCTGCATCCGCTGCTCACGGCGACGCAGGAAGGCAACTACATCGGCACCGAGAACATCGGCGCGATCCCGTTCACCGGCGTCATCCTCGCGCATTCCAACGAGGCCGAGTGGGCGAGCTTCAAGGCCAACAAGAACAACGAAGCCTTCATCGACCGCATCTGCGTCATCAAGGTGCCGTACTGCCTCAGGGTCACCGAGGAGCAGAAGATCTACGAGAAGCTGATCCAGGGCTCCGAGCTCGCGGCCGCGCCTTGCGCGCCCTCGACGCTGGAGACGCTGGCGCGGTTCTCGGTGATGTCGCGCCTGCGCAAGCACGAGAATTCCACGCTGTTCGGCAAGATGCGGGTCTATGACGGCGAGAGCCTGAAGGAGTCCGATCCGAAGGCGCGCAGTGTCCAGGAATATCGCGATGCCGCCGGCGTCGACGAGGGCATGGACGGCGTCTCCACCCGCTTCGCCTTCAAGATCCTGGCTGCGACCTTCAACCACGATCCGCAGGAGGTCGCCGCCGACGCCGTGCACCTGATGTACGCGCTGGAGCAGTCGATCCGCCGCGAACAGCTGCCCGAGGAAGTCGAGAAGCGCTATCTCGAATTCATCAAGGCGGACCTCGCGCCGCGCTATGCCGAGTTCATCGGCAACGAGATCCAGAAGGCCTACCTGGAATCCTATTCGGATTACGGCCAGAACCTGTTCGACCGCTACGTCGACTACGCCGACGCATGGATCGAGGATCAGGACTTCAAGGACCCCGACACCGGCCAGCTGCTCGATCGCGAGCTTTTGAACCAGGAATTGACGAAAATCGAGAAGCCGGCGGGCATCGCCAACCCCAAGGACTTCCGCAACGAGGTCGTCAAATTCTCGTTACGCTCGCGGGCCCAGAACGGCGGCAAGAATCCGACCTGGACCTCCTACGAGAAGATTCGCGACGTGATCGAAAAGAGGATATTCTCCCAGGTCGAGGACCTGCTTCCGGTCATCTCCTTCGGGTCGAAGAAGGACGGCGAGACGGAGAAGAAGCACGGCGAGTTCGTCGCACGCATGGTGGAGCGCGGCTACACCGAGCGACAGGTTCGCCGGCTCGTCGAATGGTACATGCGCGTGAAGCAGGCCGGTTGA
- a CDS encoding bifunctional transaldolase/phosoglucose isomerase, with product MNPVKELEKHGQAVWLDFLARGFIAKGDLKRLIDTDGVKGVTSNPSIFEKAIGSSDEYDAPIGKALKRGDRTVADLFEAVAVEDIQNAADVLRPVYDRLKGGDGYVSLEVSPYLAMDTAGTVAEARRLWKDVGRKNLMVKVPATPEGLPAIEQLIGDGISINITLLFSKDVYLQVAEAYIAGLEKYVAGGGDPSHVASVASFFVSRIDSAVDKQLDEKIARANDPSEKERLAALKGKVAIANAKLAYQDYKRLFSGPRWEKLAAKGAKPQRMLWASTGTKNKDYSDVLYVEELIGPDTINTVPPATLDAFRDHGKPRDSLEENIEDAKRVLEELERSGISLDAITEELVKDGVKLFADAADKLYGAVAHKRATVLGPALDRQSLSLGDGLGKAVSKSTEEWRASAKIRRLWQRDKSVWTGTDEDKWLGWLDSAARADIADYQDYAGRVKGQKFSDAVVLGMGGSSLGPEVLAETFGKKPGFPKLHVLDSTDPAQVRAMEARIDIANTVFIVSSKSGGTTEPNAMKDYFHEQVAKAVGTKVKTGHRFIAVTDPGSSLEKAAKKLNYARIFHGEPSIGGRYSVLSPFGLVPAATAGIDVKTFVRHALAMARSCGPDVPPSENPGVQLGLAMGLAGLEGRDKVTILASKTIADFGAWAEQLIAESTGKEGKGLIPIEGEPLGDPSVYGNDRFFIDIRIEGEADAAHDSMLAAIEAAGHPVVRILMKSIDHLGQEFFRFEMATAVAGSILGINPFDQPDVEAAKIKTRELTSAFEKAGALPDQEPVVSTDEADLFTDETNAAALRAAGANGDLTSWLKAHLSRSGDGDYVALLGYIARDKTTIDALQTMRLEVREKRQVATCAEFGPRFLHSTGQAYKGGPDSGIFLQITADDAKDLSVPGQKASFGVIKAAQARGDFDVLTERGRRALRVHLKGGLKKGLAALNAALNDALN from the coding sequence ATGAATCCCGTCAAAGAACTGGAAAAGCACGGACAGGCCGTCTGGCTGGACTTCCTGGCCCGCGGCTTCATCGCCAAGGGCGACCTGAAGCGGCTGATCGACACCGACGGCGTCAAGGGCGTCACCTCCAATCCCTCGATCTTCGAGAAGGCGATCGGCAGCTCGGACGAGTATGACGCTCCGATCGGCAAGGCGCTGAAGCGCGGCGACCGGACCGTGGCCGACCTGTTCGAGGCAGTCGCGGTCGAGGACATCCAGAACGCCGCCGACGTGCTGCGCCCCGTCTACGACCGCCTCAAGGGCGGCGACGGCTATGTCAGCCTGGAAGTCTCGCCCTATCTCGCGATGGACACGGCCGGCACGGTCGCCGAAGCACGGCGGCTCTGGAAGGATGTTGGTCGCAAGAACCTGATGGTGAAGGTGCCGGCGACGCCGGAGGGCCTGCCGGCGATCGAGCAGCTGATCGGTGACGGCATCAGCATCAACATCACGCTGCTGTTCTCCAAGGACGTGTACCTGCAGGTGGCCGAGGCCTACATCGCCGGTCTCGAAAAATACGTCGCCGGGGGCGGCGACCCCTCGCATGTGGCGAGCGTCGCGAGCTTCTTCGTCAGCCGCATCGACTCGGCCGTCGACAAGCAGCTCGACGAGAAGATCGCCCGCGCCAACGACCCCTCCGAAAAGGAGCGGCTCGCCGCGCTCAAGGGCAAGGTCGCGATCGCCAATGCCAAGCTCGCCTATCAGGACTACAAGCGCCTGTTCTCAGGGCCACGCTGGGAGAAGCTCGCCGCCAAGGGCGCCAAGCCGCAGCGCATGTTGTGGGCGTCCACCGGCACCAAGAACAAGGACTACAGCGACGTCCTCTATGTCGAGGAGCTGATCGGCCCCGACACCATCAACACCGTGCCGCCGGCGACGCTGGATGCGTTCCGCGACCACGGCAAGCCGCGCGACAGCCTGGAAGAGAATATCGAGGATGCGAAGCGCGTGCTGGAGGAGCTCGAGCGCTCGGGCATCTCGCTCGACGCCATCACCGAGGAGCTGGTCAAGGACGGCGTCAAGCTGTTCGCCGACGCTGCCGACAAGCTCTATGGCGCTGTCGCCCACAAGCGCGCCACCGTGCTCGGGCCCGCGCTCGACCGCCAGTCTCTCTCGCTCGGTGACGGGCTCGGCAAGGCCGTGTCCAAAAGCACCGAGGAATGGCGCGCATCTGCGAAAATCCGCAGGCTGTGGCAGCGCGACAAGTCGGTCTGGACCGGCACCGACGAGGACAAATGGCTCGGCTGGCTCGACAGCGCTGCCAGGGCCGACATCGCCGACTACCAGGATTATGCGGGCCGCGTGAAGGGCCAGAAATTCTCCGATGCCGTCGTGCTCGGCATGGGCGGATCGAGCCTCGGGCCGGAGGTGCTGGCCGAGACCTTCGGCAAGAAGCCCGGCTTCCCGAAGCTGCATGTGCTGGACTCCACCGATCCGGCGCAGGTGCGGGCGATGGAGGCCCGGATCGACATCGCCAACACCGTCTTCATCGTCTCCAGCAAGTCCGGCGGCACCACCGAGCCGAATGCGATGAAGGACTATTTCCATGAGCAGGTGGCCAAGGCGGTCGGCACCAAGGTGAAGACCGGCCATCGCTTCATCGCCGTGACCGATCCCGGCTCGTCGCTGGAGAAGGCGGCGAAGAAGCTGAACTACGCCCGCATCTTCCACGGCGAGCCTTCGATCGGCGGACGCTACTCCGTGCTCTCGCCGTTCGGCCTCGTGCCGGCGGCAACGGCCGGCATCGACGTCAAGACCTTCGTCAGGCATGCGCTCGCGATGGCCCGCTCCTGCGGGCCGGACGTGCCGCCGAGCGAGAATCCGGGCGTGCAGCTCGGTCTTGCCATGGGCCTCGCCGGGCTCGAAGGCCGCGACAAGGTGACGATCCTCGCCTCGAAGACCATCGCCGATTTCGGTGCCTGGGCCGAGCAGCTCATCGCGGAATCGACCGGCAAGGAGGGCAAGGGCCTCATCCCGATCGAGGGCGAGCCGCTGGGCGATCCCTCGGTCTACGGCAACGATCGCTTCTTCATCGACATCCGCATCGAGGGCGAGGCAGACGCGGCGCACGACTCGATGCTTGCCGCGATCGAGGCCGCCGGCCATCCCGTGGTGCGCATCCTCATGAAGTCGATCGACCATCTCGGTCAGGAGTTCTTCCGCTTCGAGATGGCGACAGCCGTGGCAGGCTCGATTCTCGGCATCAACCCGTTCGATCAGCCGGACGTGGAAGCGGCCAAGATCAAGACCCGCGAGCTCACCTCCGCGTTCGAGAAAGCCGGTGCGCTGCCGGACCAGGAGCCGGTGGTCAGTACCGACGAGGCCGATCTCTTCACGGACGAGACCAACGCGGCGGCACTGCGGGCCGCCGGTGCCAATGGCGACCTCACCTCCTGGCTGAAGGCGCATCTGTCGCGATCGGGCGATGGCGACTATGTCGCCCTGCTCGGCTACATCGCACGTGACAAGACGACGATCGACGCCCTCCAGACAATGCGGCTCGAGGTGCGGGAGAAACGTCAGGTCGCGACCTGCGCCGAGTTCGGCCCGCGCTTCCTCCACTCCACCGGGCAGGCCTACAAGGGCGGGCCCGACAGCGGTATCTTCCTCCAGATCACGGCCGACGATGCCAAGGACCTCTCGGTGCCGGGCCAGAAGGCCAGCTTTGGTGTCATCAAGGCGGCGCAGGCGCGGGGCGATTTCGACGTGCTCACCGAACGCGGGCGGCGTGCGCTTCGCGTCCACCTCAAGGGCGGGCTCAAGAAGGGTCTCGCGGCGCTCAATGCGGCGCTCAACGACGCGCTGAATTAA
- a CDS encoding SpoVR family protein yields the protein MTERLFEGADWDFHTLQRITDACEEVALKDLGLDVYPNQIEVITAEQMLDAYSSVGMPLFYKHWSFGKHFAFHEASYRKGLMGLAYEIVINSSPCISYLMEENTATMQTLVIAHAAFGHNHFFKNNYLFKQWTDADGILDYLDFAKNYVATCEERYGRIEVERTLDAAHALMSHGIDRYPGKKKLDLRAEEKRAGRRRQHEEEVFNDLWRTVPKGAAKSRSALSIERRRKLLGLPQENLLYFLEKSAPRLAPWQRELLRIVRHIAQYFYPQSQTKVMNEGTATYVHYRIMTQLHQQGRITDGNFLEFLGSHTNVVFQPEFDDPRFSGFNPYALGFAVMQDIERIVTNPEDEDREWFPDIAGKNDVMGVLRDVWANYRDESFIGQFLSPKLMRHFRMFHLHDDPEERAGIRVDAIHDERGFRRVRRELARQHDVGFIDANIEVVDVDLSGDRRLILHHHVIKGSQLNETDAKRVLQHLADLWTYDVSLVEVDANDKVLREYVVSPRPIPAAA from the coding sequence ATGACGGAACGCTTGTTCGAAGGCGCGGATTGGGATTTCCACACCTTGCAGCGCATCACCGACGCCTGCGAGGAGGTGGCGCTGAAGGATCTCGGGCTCGACGTCTATCCGAACCAGATCGAGGTGATCACCGCAGAGCAGATGCTGGATGCCTATTCGTCGGTCGGCATGCCCCTGTTCTACAAGCACTGGTCGTTCGGCAAGCATTTCGCGTTTCACGAGGCGTCCTACCGCAAGGGCCTGATGGGCCTCGCCTATGAGATCGTGATCAACTCCTCGCCCTGCATCTCCTACCTGATGGAGGAGAACACGGCGACGATGCAGACGCTGGTGATCGCGCACGCCGCCTTCGGCCACAACCACTTCTTCAAGAACAACTATCTGTTCAAGCAGTGGACCGATGCCGACGGCATCCTGGATTATCTCGACTTCGCCAAGAACTACGTCGCGACCTGCGAGGAGCGCTACGGCCGCATCGAGGTCGAACGCACGCTGGATGCCGCGCACGCGCTGATGTCGCATGGCATCGACCGCTATCCCGGCAAGAAGAAGCTCGATCTGCGCGCCGAGGAGAAGCGGGCAGGGCGCCGCCGCCAGCACGAGGAGGAGGTCTTCAACGATCTCTGGCGCACCGTGCCCAAGGGCGCCGCCAAGAGCAGGTCCGCGCTCAGCATCGAACGCCGCCGCAAGCTGCTCGGCCTGCCGCAGGAGAACCTGCTCTATTTCCTGGAGAAGAGCGCGCCGCGGCTGGCGCCCTGGCAGCGCGAGCTGTTGCGCATCGTCCGCCACATCGCGCAATATTTCTACCCGCAGAGCCAGACCAAGGTCATGAACGAGGGGACGGCGACCTACGTCCACTACCGCATCATGACCCAGCTGCACCAGCAGGGCCGCATCACCGACGGCAACTTCCTCGAATTCCTGGGGTCGCACACCAATGTGGTATTCCAGCCCGAGTTCGACGATCCGCGCTTCTCCGGCTTCAATCCCTATGCGCTGGGTTTTGCCGTGATGCAGGACATCGAGCGCATCGTCACCAATCCGGAGGACGAGGACCGCGAATGGTTCCCTGATATCGCCGGCAAGAACGACGTGATGGGCGTGCTGCGCGACGTCTGGGCCAACTACCGCGATGAAAGCTTCATCGGCCAGTTCCTGAGTCCGAAGCTGATGCGGCACTTCCGCATGTTCCATTTGCACGACGATCCGGAGGAGCGCGCCGGCATCCGGGTCGATGCCATCCACGACGAGCGCGGCTTCCGCCGGGTCCGGCGCGAGCTGGCACGGCAGCATGACGTCGGCTTCATCGACGCCAATATCGAGGTGGTCGATGTCGATCTCTCCGGCGACCGCCGGCTGATCCTGCATCACCACGTCATCAAGGGCTCGCAGCTCAACGAGACCGATGCCAAGCGCGTGCTCCAGCATCTCGCCGACCTCTGGACCTACGATGTCTCGCTGGTCGAGGTCGATGCCAATGACAAGGTCCTGCGCGAATACGTCGTGAGCCCGCGTCCGATCCCGGCGGCGGCCTGA
- a CDS encoding YeaH/YhbH family protein → MHIIDRRLNPGGKSLENRQRFLRRAKSLVQGAVKKTSQERDIKDVLEGGEVTIPLDGMHEPRFRREGGTRDMVLPGNKKFIEGDYLQRSGQGSAKDSGPGEGDSEDAFRFVLSRDEFVDLFLDDLELPDLAKRKIAQTESEGIQRAGYTTSGSPANISVSRTVRLALARRIALKRPRKEEIEELEAAIAACTDEDEREVLLAQLEKLKAKTKRIPFIDPLDIRYRRFETVPRPVAQAVMFCLMDVSGSMSEHMKDLAKRFYMLLYVFLKRRYKHVEIVFIRHTDRAEEVDEQTFFYGPASGGTLVSSALQAMHEIVRERFNPSDWNIYAAQASDGDNSYSDGELTGMLLTDKILPVCQFFAYLEVGESGGSAFDLSDSSLWTLYDRLRNNGAALSMRKVSERSEIFPVFHDLFQRRETSQEKAAP, encoded by the coding sequence ATTCACATTATTGACAGGCGCCTGAATCCAGGCGGCAAGAGTCTTGAGAACCGCCAGCGGTTCTTGCGTCGGGCCAAGTCCCTGGTGCAGGGCGCCGTCAAGAAGACCTCGCAGGAACGCGACATCAAGGACGTCCTGGAGGGTGGTGAGGTCACGATTCCGCTCGACGGCATGCACGAGCCGCGCTTCCGCCGCGAAGGCGGTACGCGCGACATGGTGCTGCCCGGGAACAAGAAGTTCATCGAGGGCGACTATCTGCAGCGCTCCGGCCAGGGCAGCGCCAAGGATTCAGGTCCCGGCGAAGGCGACAGCGAGGACGCCTTCCGCTTCGTGCTGAGCCGCGACGAGTTCGTCGATCTCTTCCTCGACGATCTCGAGCTGCCCGATCTTGCCAAGCGCAAGATCGCGCAGACCGAGAGCGAGGGCATCCAGCGCGCCGGCTACACCACCTCGGGATCGCCCGCCAATATCTCCGTGAGCCGGACGGTGAGGCTCGCGCTCGCCCGCCGCATTGCGCTCAAGCGTCCCCGCAAGGAGGAGATCGAAGAGCTGGAAGCTGCGATCGCCGCCTGCACCGACGAGGACGAGCGTGAGGTGCTGCTCGCCCAGCTCGAAAAGCTGAAGGCGAAGACCAAGCGCATTCCCTTCATCGACCCGCTCGACATCCGTTACCGCCGTTTCGAGACGGTGCCGCGGCCGGTGGCGCAGGCCGTGATGTTCTGCCTGATGGACGTTTCCGGCTCGATGTCCGAGCACATGAAGGATCTGGCAAAGCGCTTCTACATGCTGCTCTACGTGTTCCTGAAGCGGCGCTACAAGCATGTCGAGATCGTCTTCATCCGCCACACCGACCGCGCCGAGGAGGTCGACGAGCAGACCTTCTTTTACGGCCCGGCCTCGGGCGGCACGCTGGTCTCCAGCGCGCTCCAGGCGATGCACGAGATCGTGCGCGAGCGCTTCAATCCCTCGGACTGGAACATTTATGCCGCGCAAGCCTCCGACGGCGACAATTCCTACTCCGACGGCGAGCTCACCGGCATGCTGCTGACCGACAAGATCCTGCCGGTCTGCCAGTTCTTTGCCTATCTCGAGGTCGGGGAATCAGGCGGCAGCGCCTTCGATCTCTCCGACTCCTCGCTCTGGACCCTTTACGACCGCCTGCGCAATAACGGCGCGGCGCTCTCGATGCGCAAGGTCTCGGAGCGCAGTGAGATCTTCCCGGTGTTCCACGACCTGTTCCAGCGCCGCGAAACCTCTCAGGAGAAGGCCGCTCCATGA
- the pgl gene encoding 6-phosphogluconolactonase — MAAAEQPKLIVAADAEALARTGSERVMARIAANSGRIAICLTGGSSPKKLYQLLGSDAWRDKIPWDRVHWFIGDERFVPESDPLNNMAVARAAFLDRNAPAGHVHPIPTDVDNPDGGAEAYARELQDFYGAERLDPARPLFDMVLMGAGPDGHTASLFPGYPEIEETERWVVGVPRAHVAPFVPRVSLTLPVLASCREMLFEIAGHDKQPILTRLLNGETLPALRARSNGETVWLVDQAALAEGIRGGR; from the coding sequence ATGGCGGCCGCCGAGCAGCCGAAGCTGATCGTGGCGGCCGACGCCGAGGCGCTGGCACGGACCGGCTCCGAACGGGTGATGGCGCGGATCGCCGCCAACTCCGGGCGCATAGCGATTTGCCTGACCGGCGGCTCGAGCCCGAAGAAGCTCTATCAACTGCTCGGCAGCGACGCCTGGCGCGACAAGATCCCGTGGGATCGCGTGCACTGGTTCATCGGCGACGAGCGCTTCGTGCCCGAAAGCGATCCTCTCAACAACATGGCAGTCGCGCGCGCGGCCTTTCTCGATCGCAATGCCCCCGCCGGCCATGTTCATCCGATCCCGACCGATGTCGACAATCCCGATGGCGGCGCCGAGGCCTATGCGCGCGAGCTGCAAGACTTTTACGGCGCTGAAAGGCTCGATCCGGCGCGGCCGCTGTTCGACATGGTCCTGATGGGCGCGGGCCCGGACGGCCACACCGCTTCGCTCTTCCCGGGCTACCCCGAAATCGAGGAAACCGAGCGTTGGGTCGTCGGCGTTCCCAGGGCCCATGTCGCACCTTTCGTGCCGCGGGTCTCGCTCACCCTCCCCGTCCTGGCATCCTGCCGCGAAATGCTGTTCGAGATTGCCGGGCACGACAAGCAACCGATCTTGACGCGCCTCCTCAATGGCGAGACTCTGCCGGCATTACGCGCGCGCTCGAATGGCGAGACCGTCTGGCTGGTCGACCAGGCCGCGCTTGCGGAGGGAATTCGTGGCGGGCGTTGA